One window of Ziziphus jujuba cultivar Dongzao chromosome 5, ASM3175591v1 genomic DNA carries:
- the LOC107420171 gene encoding cytokinin dehydrogenase 7 — protein sequence MITYLDHFVRKTDSNSKDDDVSTLCKALDLQGSIDSGATDVASKDFGGMNYIKPLAFIRPASTDDVAKVVRVVARTSNLTVAARGNGHSINGQAMADRGLIIDMRSLENHFHLIRINGLPYADVSGGALWEDLLKWSVSKFGLAPRSWTDYLSLTVGGTLSNAGVSGQAFRYGPQTSNVTELEVVTGKGETLICSEFENSELFFGALGGLGQFGIITRASVLLQPAPDMVRWIRLVYTEFEDFTRDAEFLVSIKESDSFDYVEGFAFINSDSPMTGRPSVPLDPNQDFDPIHLPPTASSILYCLELALHYRNTDHPSTVDTGVNRLLAGLGFVKLLKFEVDVSYEEFLLRVKRAEEHAKANGIWDAPHPWLNLFVSKLDIIDFDRMVFKKILKEGVGGPMLVYPLLRSKWDNRTSVMLPEGEIFYLVALLRFTRKEPSAEKLVAQNQEIIQYCIKKGIDFKLYLPHYRSQEDWKRHFGNQWSRFVERKARFDPMAILAPGQKIFSRIPQP from the exons ATGATAACATACTTGGATCACTTTGTTCGCAAAACCGATTCCAACTCAAAAGATGACGATGTTTCAACCTTATGCAAGGCTTTAGACCTCCAAGGCAGTATCGATTCTGGGGCTACTGATGTAGCCAGCAAAGATTTCGGTGGCATGAATTACATAAAACCCTTGGCCTTCATCAGGCCAGCTAGCACAGACGATGTGGCAAAGGTGGTCAGAGTGGTTGCACGGACATCCAATTTGACAGTTGCAGCTCGCGGCAATGGACACTCCATCAACGGCCAAGCTATGGCGGATCGAGGGCTCATCATAGACATGCGATCTTTGGAAAACCATTTCCACTTGATAAGGATTAATGGATTGCCCTATGCCGATGTCTCTGGAGGGGCATTATGGGAAGATTTGTTGAAATGGAGCGTCTCAAAGTTTGGCCTCGCTCCAAGGTCTTGGACCGATTACCTAAGTTTAACTGTTGGTGGAACTTTATCTAATGCCGGTGTGAGTGGCCAAGCGTTTCGTTATGGACCACAAACTTCAAATGTAACAGAATTAGAGGTCGTGACAGGTAAAGGCGAAACATTGATTTGCTCCGAATTCGAGAACTCAGAACTTTTCTTTGGGGCTCTTGGCGGTCTTGGTCAATTCGGTATCATTACAAGAGCTAGCGTGTTATTACAGCCAGCACCAGATATG GTGAGATGGATAAGGTTGGTCTACACTGAGTTTGAGGACTTCACTAGGGACGCTGAGTTTCTGGTGAGTATAAAGGAGAGCGACTCTTTCGATTATGTGGAAGGTTTCGCCTTCATCAACAGTGATAGCCCGATGACAGGACGACCCTCGGTACCATTGGATCCAAACCAGGACTTCGACCCTATTCATCTTCCTCCAACCGCTAGCTCCATTCTCTACTGTCTTGAACTGGCTCTTCACTACCGGAACACTGATCATCCTTCCACCGTTGACACG ggtGTTAATAGACTGCTCGCGGGGCTAGGATTCGTTAAGCTCTTGAAGTTCGAAGTGGATGTCAGCTATGAAGAGTTTCTATTGCGTGTGAAACGTGCAGAGGAACACGCTAAGGCTAATGGGATTTGGGATGCACCACACCCTTGGTTGAACTTGTTTGTGTCAAAGTTAGATATTATTGACTTTGATCGGATGGTGTTCAAGAAAATCCTGAAGGAAGGAGTCGGTGGGCCAATGCTGGTCTACCCTCTGCTGCGTAGCAA GTGGGATAATCGTACGTCTGTGATGCTACCTGAAGGTGAGATCTTTTACCTTGTGGCATTATTACGTTTCACTAGAAAGGAACCCTCAGCAGAAAAATTGGTAGCGCAAAACCAAGAAATTATTCAATACTGCATTAAGAAGGGCATTGATTTCAAGTTATATCTCCCTCACTACCGCTCACAAGAGGATTGGAAGCGACATTTTGGGAATCAATGGTCAAGATTCGTCGAGAGGAAGGCACGTTTTGATCCAATGGCTATCCTTGCACCCGGACAGAAAATTTTCTCCAGAATTCCTCAACCCTAG
- the LOC107420120 gene encoding F-box/LRR-repeat protein 15 isoform X2, producing MKIWCCLCFNQDDEPEEEEENREEEEEEKDMKEGGFENEGYSEGSIENEEEPEEIPRLGLAANDGRERDDNNDNNVRLFEGMVQAVRSGAHWDEAVNVGALASLRAAFRSSRRSMGESSSASSAATAENCDHDSHNKRAKVHSDFHGEENHDDSSSGKDVEGDESGTSKTEDSEVRMDLTDDLLHMVFSFLDHINLCRAAIVCRQWRAASAHEDFWRCLNFENRNISIEQFEDICRRYPNATAVNLSGTPAMHLLVMKAVSSLRNLEVLSLGKGPLADIFFHSLADCHLLKRLNVNDATLGNGIQEIPVNHDRLRHLQLTKCRVMRISIRCPQLETLSLKRSNMAQAVLNCPLLHDLDIGSCHKLSDAAIRSAATSCPQLENLDMSNCSCVSDETLREIALTCANLHVLNASYCPNISLESVRLPMLTVLKLHSCEGITSASMAAISHSYMLEVLELDNCSLLTSVSLDLPRLQNIRLVHCRKFADLNLRSTMLSSITVSNCPLLHRINITSNSLQKLSLQKQESLTTLALQCQCLQEVDLKDCESLTNSICNVFSDGGGCPMLKSLILDNCESLTAVRFCSTSLVSLSLVGCRAITALELTCPYLEQVSLDGCDHLESAAFCPVGLRSLNLGICPKLNALSIEATNMESLELKGCGVLSEASINCPLLTSLDASFCSQLRDDCLSATTASCSKIKSLILMSCPSVGSDGLYSLSSLPHLTVLDLSYTFLTNLQPVFESCVKLMVLKLQACKYLTDSSLEPLYKDGALPALQELDLSYGTLCQSAIEELLACCTHLTHVSLNGCVNMHDLNWGCSNGQFPDLSSISVPSGMVSSESSHEIIQRPNRLLQNLNCVGCSNIRKVLIPPMARCFHLSSLNLSLSSNLKEVDLACFNLCFLNLSNCCSLEVLKLECPRLTSLFLQSCNIDEETVEAAILKCNMLETLDVRFCPKICPISIGKLRGAFPSLKRIFSSLSHS from the exons ATGAAGATTTGGTGCTGCCTATGCTTCAACCAAGACGACGAaccagaagaagaagaggaaaatagagaggaggaggaggaggaaaagGACATGAAGGAGGGTGGGTTCGAGAATGAGGGCTATTCCGAGGGCAGTATCGAGAATGAGGAGGAGCCGGAGGAAATTCCGAGGCTTGGCTTGGCGGCTAATGATGGTCGTGAGCGCGACGACAACAACGACAACAACGTTAGATTGTTCGAAGGGATGGTACAAGCGGTGCGCAGTGGTGCTCATTGGGACGAGGCGGTGAACGTCGGCGCTCTGGCGTCGTTGAGGGCCGCGTTTAGAAGTTCTCGGCGGTCGATGGGGGAGAGTAGTTCGGCTTCGTCTGCTGCAACCGCCGAGAATTGTGATCACGATTCCCACAACAAGCGAGCCAAAGTTCACTCTGATTTTCA TGGTGAAGAGAATCACGATGACTCTAGCAGTGGAAAAGATGTTGAAGGAGATGAAAGTGGCACTTCAAAGACGGAAGACTCAGAAGTTCGTATGGATCTTACAGATGACTTATTGCACATG GTTTTCTCTTTCTTGGACCACATAAATCTTTGCCGAGCTGCTATAGTTTGTAGACAGTGGCGAGCAGCTAGTGCTCATGAGGATTTTTGGAGGTGTTTGAATTTTGAGAATCGGAACATATCTATAGAACAAT TTGAGGATATTTGTCGACGCTATCCAAATGCAACAGCAGTGAATCTCTCAGGCACTCCTGCTATGCACTTGCTTGTTATGAAAGCAGTCTCTTCATTAAG aAATCTTGAGGTTTTATCTCTTGGGAAAGGACCACTAGCcgatatatttttccattcccTAGCTGATTGTCATCTGTTGAAGAGATTGAATGTCAATGATGCTACGCTTGGAAATGGTATTCAAGAGATACCTGTAAACCATGACCGGCTGCGCCATCTTCAACTTACAAAATGTCGTGTGATGCGTATATCCATAAG GTGTCCACAACTAGAAACTTTGTCTTTAAAGCGCAGTAACATGGCACAGGCAGTGCTTAATTGCCCTCTTTTGCATGACCTTGATATAGGCTCGTGCCACAAGCTTTCAGATGCTGCAATTCGTTCAGCAGCGACTTCGTGTCCTCAATTAGAGAATCTAGATATGTCAAATTGTTCATGTGTTAGTGATGAAACACTTCGTGAAATAGCGCTAACGTGTGCCAATCTCCATGTTCTTAATGCATCATATTGCCCAAATATATCCCTAGAG TCTGTAAGACTGCCAATGTTGACAGTTCTCAAGCTTCACAGCTGCGAGGGCATCACTTCTGCTTCAATGGCTGCAATATCTCATAGTTATATGTTGGAG GTTTTGGAACTTGACAATTGCAGCTTATTGACTTCTGTATCATTGGATCTTCCACGCTTACAAAATATTAGACTAGTACATTGCCGCAA ATTTGCTGATCTAAATTTACGGAGTACTATGCTGTCTTCTATAACAGTCTCTAATTGCCCTCTACTCCACCGTATCAATATCACTTCAAATTCACTTCAA AAACTGTCTTTGCAAAAGCAAGAGAGCTTAACTACACTAGCATTGCAATGCCAATGCTTGCAAGAAGTGGACCTTAAAGATTGTGAATCATTGACGAACTCCATATGTAATGTTTTTAGTGATGGTGGTGGATGTCCAATGCTCAAATCTTTGATTCTTGACAACTGCGAG AGCTTAACAGCGGTGAGATTCTGCAGCACTTCTCTAGTCAGTCTTTCCCTTGTTGGTTGCCGGGCAATCACTGCTCTTGAACTCACGTGTCCGTATCTTGAGCAAGTTTCTTTAGATGGTTGTGATCATCTTGAAAGTGCGGCGTTTTGCCCT GTTGGTCTTCGGTCACTCAATCTGGGAATATGTCCCAAATTGAATGCACTCAGTATCGAAGCAACAAATATGGAATCTCTCGAGTTGAAAGGATGTGGTGTCCTTTCTGAAGCTTCCATTAACTGTCCTCTCTTAACCTCTCTGGATGCTTCATTTTGCAG CCAACTCAGGGATGATTGCTTGTCTGCAACAACTGCCTCATGCTCGAAGATTAAATCATTAATATTGATGTCATGCCCATCCGTTGGTTCTGATGGACTTTACTCGTTGAGCAGCCTCCCACATTTGACCGTGCTTGATTTGTCTTATACTTTCTTGACGAACTTGCAACCTGTTTTTGAGTCTTGTGTGAAGCTAATG gTGTTAAAATTACAAGCATGTAAGTATCTTACCGACTCATCACTGGAGCCCTTATACAAGGATGGTGCCCTACCAGCTCTGCAGGAATTGGATTTGTCATATGGAACCCTTTGTCAATCTGCCATAGAGGAGCTTCTTGCTTGCTGTACGCACCTCACTCATGTGAGTTTGAATGGCTGTGTCAACATGCATGATCTGAACTGGGGTTGTAGCAATGGACAGTTTCCTGACTTGTCCAGTATTTCTGTTCCATCTGGCATGGTTTCATCTGAAAGTAGCCATGAAATAATTCAACGGCCAAACCGTTTACTGCAGAATCTCAACTGTGTTGGTTGTTCAAATATTAGAAAAGTCCTCATTCCACCAATGGCACGTTGTTTTCATTTATCATCGTTGAACCTTTCTCTGTCTTCAAATTTGAAAGAAGTTGATCTTGCATGTTTCAATCTCTGCTTTCTCAATTTGag CAACTGTTGCTCTTTGGAGGTTTTGAAGCTCGAGTGTCCAAGATTGACTAGTCTTTTTCTTCAG TCTTGTAACATCGATGAAGAAACAGTTGAAGCTGCCATATTGAAATGTAACATGCTGGAGACACTTGATGTCCGCTTTTGTCCAAAG ATATGCCCAATAAGCATTGGGAAGTTGCGTGGAGCCTTCCCAAGTTTGAAGCGCATCTTCAGCAGCTTGTCACATtcataa
- the LOC107420120 gene encoding F-box/LRR-repeat protein 15 isoform X1 yields the protein MKIWCCLCFNQDDEPEEEEENREEEEEEKDMKEGGFENEGYSEGSIENEEEPEEIPRLGLAANDGRERDDNNDNNVRLFEGMVQAVRSGAHWDEAVNVGALASLRAAFRSSRRSMGESSSASSAATAENCDHDSHNKRAKVHSDFHECHYATAITSGAGNSSSSGDKDYNISQDTYVVSKNEIFYHTFMLNASGEENHDDSSSGKDVEGDESGTSKTEDSEVRMDLTDDLLHMVFSFLDHINLCRAAIVCRQWRAASAHEDFWRCLNFENRNISIEQFEDICRRYPNATAVNLSGTPAMHLLVMKAVSSLRNLEVLSLGKGPLADIFFHSLADCHLLKRLNVNDATLGNGIQEIPVNHDRLRHLQLTKCRVMRISIRCPQLETLSLKRSNMAQAVLNCPLLHDLDIGSCHKLSDAAIRSAATSCPQLENLDMSNCSCVSDETLREIALTCANLHVLNASYCPNISLESVRLPMLTVLKLHSCEGITSASMAAISHSYMLEVLELDNCSLLTSVSLDLPRLQNIRLVHCRKFADLNLRSTMLSSITVSNCPLLHRINITSNSLQKLSLQKQESLTTLALQCQCLQEVDLKDCESLTNSICNVFSDGGGCPMLKSLILDNCESLTAVRFCSTSLVSLSLVGCRAITALELTCPYLEQVSLDGCDHLESAAFCPVGLRSLNLGICPKLNALSIEATNMESLELKGCGVLSEASINCPLLTSLDASFCSQLRDDCLSATTASCSKIKSLILMSCPSVGSDGLYSLSSLPHLTVLDLSYTFLTNLQPVFESCVKLMVLKLQACKYLTDSSLEPLYKDGALPALQELDLSYGTLCQSAIEELLACCTHLTHVSLNGCVNMHDLNWGCSNGQFPDLSSISVPSGMVSSESSHEIIQRPNRLLQNLNCVGCSNIRKVLIPPMARCFHLSSLNLSLSSNLKEVDLACFNLCFLNLSNCCSLEVLKLECPRLTSLFLQSCNIDEETVEAAILKCNMLETLDVRFCPKICPISIGKLRGAFPSLKRIFSSLSHS from the exons ATGAAGATTTGGTGCTGCCTATGCTTCAACCAAGACGACGAaccagaagaagaagaggaaaatagagaggaggaggaggaggaaaagGACATGAAGGAGGGTGGGTTCGAGAATGAGGGCTATTCCGAGGGCAGTATCGAGAATGAGGAGGAGCCGGAGGAAATTCCGAGGCTTGGCTTGGCGGCTAATGATGGTCGTGAGCGCGACGACAACAACGACAACAACGTTAGATTGTTCGAAGGGATGGTACAAGCGGTGCGCAGTGGTGCTCATTGGGACGAGGCGGTGAACGTCGGCGCTCTGGCGTCGTTGAGGGCCGCGTTTAGAAGTTCTCGGCGGTCGATGGGGGAGAGTAGTTCGGCTTCGTCTGCTGCAACCGCCGAGAATTGTGATCACGATTCCCACAACAAGCGAGCCAAAGTTCACTCTGATTTTCA TGAGTGTCATTATGCAACTGCAATCACTTCAGGTGCTGGAAATTCTAGTTCATCTGGAGATAAAGATTACAATATTAGTCAGGACACTTATGTTGTATCTAagaatgaaatattttatcacaCTTTTATGCTGAATGCTAGTGGTGAAGAGAATCACGATGACTCTAGCAGTGGAAAAGATGTTGAAGGAGATGAAAGTGGCACTTCAAAGACGGAAGACTCAGAAGTTCGTATGGATCTTACAGATGACTTATTGCACATG GTTTTCTCTTTCTTGGACCACATAAATCTTTGCCGAGCTGCTATAGTTTGTAGACAGTGGCGAGCAGCTAGTGCTCATGAGGATTTTTGGAGGTGTTTGAATTTTGAGAATCGGAACATATCTATAGAACAAT TTGAGGATATTTGTCGACGCTATCCAAATGCAACAGCAGTGAATCTCTCAGGCACTCCTGCTATGCACTTGCTTGTTATGAAAGCAGTCTCTTCATTAAG aAATCTTGAGGTTTTATCTCTTGGGAAAGGACCACTAGCcgatatatttttccattcccTAGCTGATTGTCATCTGTTGAAGAGATTGAATGTCAATGATGCTACGCTTGGAAATGGTATTCAAGAGATACCTGTAAACCATGACCGGCTGCGCCATCTTCAACTTACAAAATGTCGTGTGATGCGTATATCCATAAG GTGTCCACAACTAGAAACTTTGTCTTTAAAGCGCAGTAACATGGCACAGGCAGTGCTTAATTGCCCTCTTTTGCATGACCTTGATATAGGCTCGTGCCACAAGCTTTCAGATGCTGCAATTCGTTCAGCAGCGACTTCGTGTCCTCAATTAGAGAATCTAGATATGTCAAATTGTTCATGTGTTAGTGATGAAACACTTCGTGAAATAGCGCTAACGTGTGCCAATCTCCATGTTCTTAATGCATCATATTGCCCAAATATATCCCTAGAG TCTGTAAGACTGCCAATGTTGACAGTTCTCAAGCTTCACAGCTGCGAGGGCATCACTTCTGCTTCAATGGCTGCAATATCTCATAGTTATATGTTGGAG GTTTTGGAACTTGACAATTGCAGCTTATTGACTTCTGTATCATTGGATCTTCCACGCTTACAAAATATTAGACTAGTACATTGCCGCAA ATTTGCTGATCTAAATTTACGGAGTACTATGCTGTCTTCTATAACAGTCTCTAATTGCCCTCTACTCCACCGTATCAATATCACTTCAAATTCACTTCAA AAACTGTCTTTGCAAAAGCAAGAGAGCTTAACTACACTAGCATTGCAATGCCAATGCTTGCAAGAAGTGGACCTTAAAGATTGTGAATCATTGACGAACTCCATATGTAATGTTTTTAGTGATGGTGGTGGATGTCCAATGCTCAAATCTTTGATTCTTGACAACTGCGAG AGCTTAACAGCGGTGAGATTCTGCAGCACTTCTCTAGTCAGTCTTTCCCTTGTTGGTTGCCGGGCAATCACTGCTCTTGAACTCACGTGTCCGTATCTTGAGCAAGTTTCTTTAGATGGTTGTGATCATCTTGAAAGTGCGGCGTTTTGCCCT GTTGGTCTTCGGTCACTCAATCTGGGAATATGTCCCAAATTGAATGCACTCAGTATCGAAGCAACAAATATGGAATCTCTCGAGTTGAAAGGATGTGGTGTCCTTTCTGAAGCTTCCATTAACTGTCCTCTCTTAACCTCTCTGGATGCTTCATTTTGCAG CCAACTCAGGGATGATTGCTTGTCTGCAACAACTGCCTCATGCTCGAAGATTAAATCATTAATATTGATGTCATGCCCATCCGTTGGTTCTGATGGACTTTACTCGTTGAGCAGCCTCCCACATTTGACCGTGCTTGATTTGTCTTATACTTTCTTGACGAACTTGCAACCTGTTTTTGAGTCTTGTGTGAAGCTAATG gTGTTAAAATTACAAGCATGTAAGTATCTTACCGACTCATCACTGGAGCCCTTATACAAGGATGGTGCCCTACCAGCTCTGCAGGAATTGGATTTGTCATATGGAACCCTTTGTCAATCTGCCATAGAGGAGCTTCTTGCTTGCTGTACGCACCTCACTCATGTGAGTTTGAATGGCTGTGTCAACATGCATGATCTGAACTGGGGTTGTAGCAATGGACAGTTTCCTGACTTGTCCAGTATTTCTGTTCCATCTGGCATGGTTTCATCTGAAAGTAGCCATGAAATAATTCAACGGCCAAACCGTTTACTGCAGAATCTCAACTGTGTTGGTTGTTCAAATATTAGAAAAGTCCTCATTCCACCAATGGCACGTTGTTTTCATTTATCATCGTTGAACCTTTCTCTGTCTTCAAATTTGAAAGAAGTTGATCTTGCATGTTTCAATCTCTGCTTTCTCAATTTGag CAACTGTTGCTCTTTGGAGGTTTTGAAGCTCGAGTGTCCAAGATTGACTAGTCTTTTTCTTCAG TCTTGTAACATCGATGAAGAAACAGTTGAAGCTGCCATATTGAAATGTAACATGCTGGAGACACTTGATGTCCGCTTTTGTCCAAAG ATATGCCCAATAAGCATTGGGAAGTTGCGTGGAGCCTTCCCAAGTTTGAAGCGCATCTTCAGCAGCTTGTCACATtcataa
- the LOC107420121 gene encoding uncharacterized protein LOC107420121 isoform X1, translating to MATLRTTAHVSTGPLPSSSLLRNFAAKPKQLAPVRCALSPANWRESRRLVSISLVISHLLFIPNHAMAGSILDKYVKRKKLEPLETYVPAVILTQLQIKDLGQTLEDDQPQYASCRSLLRSGPAASLRVNIRAVAQYASESGNGKTAFNIVDQCLSALEELDSLLLHASRNDPQASVKLMKAQINVALDSLDSLLKTVPSDALDKCKAIADSYRNSYEDADVDISDPELKQLESIL from the exons ATGGCCACGCTTCGCACCACTGCGCACGTTAGCACCGGCCCCTTGCCTTCCTCTAGTCTGCTCCGAAACTTCGCTGCCAAACCAAAGCAGTTGGCACCAGTGAGGTGCGCATTATCGCCTGCTAATTGGCGGGAGAGCAGGCGATTGGTCTCTATCTCTCTCGTTATTTCTCACTTGCTCTTTATCCCTAATC ATGCTATGGCTGGCAGCATTTTGGATAAATATGTGAAAAG GAAAAAGCTTGAGCCTTTGGAGACTTATGTACCAGCTGTCATATTGACCCAGTTGCAAATCAAGGACCTGG GGCAAACTCTGGAAGATGATCAACCCCAATATGCTTCCTGCCGATCACTACTACGTTCAGGCCCAGCAGCTTCCCTTCGTGTAAATATCAGAGCA GTGGCTCAATATGCTTCAGAAAGTGGGAACGGTAAAACTGCTTTCAACATTGTTGATCAATGTCTCAG CGCCTTGGAAGAACTTGATTCATTGCTTTTGCACGCATCAAGAAACGATCCCCAAGCTTCTGTCAAATTAATGAAGGCACAGATTAACGTTGCCCTTGATTCATTGGATAG CCTCCTTAAAACCGTACCTTCGGATGCGCTTGACAAATGCAAGGCTATCGCCGACTCTTATAGGAACTCATACGAAGATGCAGATGTTGACATCTCTGACCCAGAACTGAAACAGTTGGAATCAATATTGTGA
- the LOC107420121 gene encoding uncharacterized protein LOC107420121 isoform X2 codes for MAGSILDKYVKRKKLEPLETYVPAVILTQLQIKDLGQTLEDDQPQYASCRSLLRSGPAASLRVNIRAVAQYASESGNGKTAFNIVDQCLSALEELDSLLLHASRNDPQASVKLMKAQINVALDSLDSLLKTVPSDALDKCKAIADSYRNSYEDADVDISDPELKQLESIL; via the exons ATGGCTGGCAGCATTTTGGATAAATATGTGAAAAG GAAAAAGCTTGAGCCTTTGGAGACTTATGTACCAGCTGTCATATTGACCCAGTTGCAAATCAAGGACCTGG GGCAAACTCTGGAAGATGATCAACCCCAATATGCTTCCTGCCGATCACTACTACGTTCAGGCCCAGCAGCTTCCCTTCGTGTAAATATCAGAGCA GTGGCTCAATATGCTTCAGAAAGTGGGAACGGTAAAACTGCTTTCAACATTGTTGATCAATGTCTCAG CGCCTTGGAAGAACTTGATTCATTGCTTTTGCACGCATCAAGAAACGATCCCCAAGCTTCTGTCAAATTAATGAAGGCACAGATTAACGTTGCCCTTGATTCATTGGATAG CCTCCTTAAAACCGTACCTTCGGATGCGCTTGACAAATGCAAGGCTATCGCCGACTCTTATAGGAACTCATACGAAGATGCAGATGTTGACATCTCTGACCCAGAACTGAAACAGTTGGAATCAATATTGTGA
- the LOC107420122 gene encoding uncharacterized protein LOC107420122: MAKTSWFLIFLPLLFLSSASADAHIKVTDNPADQLVAVINKNRTDHKSSSLRDNQGLACIALQYIKAYQGDCGKVGGSDASKPPDSQFAETFAPNCGVQVSTLSPITGRFLGCQSHYVSPSEAFSEILMKDEKSLQILYGKNHTEVGAAVAGSDGGAPYFWCVLFSNGKSNSSFVLEGGAAKIMKFGCFSGANDVCSSANDWSRSGLMWSAFSATLVAAGYAFFGL; encoded by the exons ATGGCGAAGACTTCGtggtttcttatttttcttccaCTTCTCTTCCTCTCTTCTGCTTCTGCTGATGCTCACA TAAAAGTTACCGATAATCCTGCGGACCAGTTAGTGGCCGtaataaacaaaaacagaacCGACCACAAGTCATCATCCCTTCGTGACAATCAAGGCCTGGCCTGCATTGCCCTTCAGTACATTAAAGCATATCAGGGTGATTGTGGTAAAGTAGGGGGGTCTGATGCCAGTAAGCCTCCCGATTCTCAATTCGCTGAAACTTTTGCCCCCAACTGTGGTGTTCAGGTCTCAACCCTTTCTCCAATTACTGGTCGTTTTCTTGGCTGCCAGTCTCATTATGTCAGTCCTTCTGAAGCATTTTCGGAAATCCTGATGAAAGACGAGAAGAGCTTGCAAATACTGTATGGTAAGAATCACACTGAAGTTGGAGCCGCTGTGGCTGGTAGTGATGGTGGAGCTCCCTATTTCTGGTGTGTTCTGTTTAGCAATGGCAAAAGTAACAGCAGCTTCGTTTTAGAGGGAGGCGCGGCTAAGATAATGAAATTTGGATGCTTTAGCGGTGCTAATGACGTATGCAGCAGTGCCAATGATTGGTCTCGAAGCGGGCTAATGTGGTCGGCTTTCTCCGCTACTTTGGTTGCAGCTGGGTATGCCTTTTTTGGTTTATGA
- the LOC107420132 gene encoding uncharacterized protein LOC107420132 — translation MEVGATWRTSRFSSFERLVAIGLGLLAVFSPLYINRKEESDPELDGAFSFDYWLPLFLLILIMAITVSLYLDRRLTRFDPYWIHRVGGSSGGIIAILMILAIILKCKSASA, via the coding sequence ATGGAGGTTGGAGCTACATGGAGGACAAGTAGGTTTTCTTCATTTGAGAGGTTGGTTGCCATCGGATTGGGACTTCTTGCTGTGTTTTCTCCACTCTACATCAACCGGAAGGAGGAAAGCGATCCAGAACTAGATGGGGCTTTCAGTTTTGATTATTGGCTGCCTCTTTTTCTCCTAATATTGATCATGGCCATCACTGTATCTTTGTACCTAGACAGAAGATTAACCAGGTTTGATCCTTACTGGATTCATAGAGTTGGTGGCTCTTCTGGTGGTATTATAGCAATTCTCATGATTCTGGCAATAATTTTGAAGTGTAAATCAGCTTCTGCATGA
- the LOC107420131 gene encoding ylmG homolog protein 2, chloroplastic → MAVNESSSSAETSNFVPSCTLLLSSPKFMPFMRTSDKKPNFVAPNIVVIGELVHSSVVSAAEKCFRLLQSFASQNPLLKKVLSLPNEFHSFYNQIRCRNYRNVKSFYNHNFAAVLPGDSMAGIVVANGILNFLNLYNTLLIVRLVLTWFPNSPSAIVSPLSTICDPYLNIFRGLIPPLGGTLDLSPILAFLVLNVFTSTASALPAELPVTEANQENHESSTGFSHLTTTQKKWMRRLQGNRTKSSSGDC, encoded by the exons ATGGCTGTGAACGAGTCGTCGTCGTCTGCAGAAACCTCAAATTTCGTGCCGAGCTGCACATTGCTACTCTCTTCGCCAAAATTCATGCCGTTTATGAGAACGTCGGACAAAAAGCCCAATTTTGTTGCACCGAATATCGTCGTTATCGGTGAACTTGTTCACAGCTCAGTTGTATCTGCCGCTGAAAAGTGCTTCAGATTGCTTCAATCTTTCGCTTCTCAAAACCCGCTTCTCAAGAAAGTTCTCTCCTTGCCTAATGAGTTTCACAGTTTCTACAACCAG ATTCGTTGCAGGAACTACAGGAATGTTAAGTCTTTTTACAATCACAATTTCGCCGCAGTTCTACCTGGGGATTCAATGGCAGGAATTGTAGTTGCCAATGGAATCCTGAATTTCCTCAACCTTTACAACACACTGTTGATTGTCAGGCTTGTTTTGACCTGGTTTCCCAATTCTCCATCCGCCATTGTTAGCCCCCTCAG CACAATATGTGATCCATACTTGAACATATTCCGGGGACTAATTCCACCACTTGGGGGGACTCTGGATCTCTCCCCCATACTTGCGTTCCTGGTTCTAAATGTATTTACTAGCACTGCTTCTGCACTTCCTGCTGAACTTCCGGTCACCGAAGCAAATCAAGAAAACCATGAATCTTCTACAGGCTTTTCCCATCTCACTACTACGCAAAAGAAATGGATGAGGAGGCTCCAAGGAAACAGAACAAAGAGCTCCAGTGGCGACTGTTAG